GAACAGCGCGAGCAGGCGCTGGCCGAGGTGGCGCGGCTCATCGCGCGCGCCTGAGCGCCGCGGCGCTCAGCCCGGCCACGCGAACTGCAGGGCGATGCCCAGCGCCAGCAGCCACAGGGCTTCGCGCACGTCGGCCAGGGCGGGCGCGGCGTTGGCGATCCACTGCGCGAAGGCGCCGTCCACGGTGTGCAGGGGCGCCTTCATGCGCCAGTCTGCGGGCAGGGCGTCGAACCAGTCGGCGTAGTTGTCGAGCGTGGCGTTCGCGAGCCGGTGGTCGGGTGCGAGTGCGCGCAGTTCGTCGAGCAGCGCCTGCGCCTCGGTCCGGTTGATGAACTGGTAGTGCCCTGCGGGCGCGCGGTCGTTGTGCTGGCCCAGCGCCGCCACGATGCCCACGAAGATCACCACCGCGAACACCATGCCGCCGCCCAGGGTGAGGCAGTTCAGGAGCCGCTCGGAACGCCGTTGCGCGATCGCGTCGTCGGCGGGCGCGGCGTGGGCCCGGGCCCAGCGGAACACCTCGCGTTGGTCGGCTGCGTCGAGGCGGGGGTCGGCGCAGATGGCGGTGGCATCGGGCGCCCACTGGCCGTCCAGCTCCTGCTTCACGTGGCGGCTGGCGTCGAAGCGCAGCGGGCACAGCAGCGGGGGCGTGCTGATGTAGCGATGCGCTTCGTTGGCGAGTTGGGCAATGTCCGAATCCGCCACCGCGGGGCCGCTGAAGATCGCGGGACTGATGGACAGGCCCGTGGCATCCAGCACCGTGTGGCAGACGGGATCGAAGCGCCAGCGCGTGAGCAGGTCGGGTTTGGCGCTGGGCAGGGTGGTGCCGTGTGCCCCGCCCGGGCCCGTGGGCTGGCGCGAGGGAGAGGGCGATCGTGAGTGAGACAGGCGTTGCATGCGGAGGAAACCCGCCGGGCGGGTCGGGGTGATGGAGTACCCCGGCTCAGTAACCCGCACCCGGGCGGCGTTCCGCCCGCGTCAGGGCACCACGACCCGGTATCTCGGCCCGCTCGGGTCACCGGGCACCCACTGCCATTGCTGCGCGTGCCAGGCCGCCACCCCGGGCCGGTGCGCGATGGACACCAGCGCGCCGTTCTGTGCTGCCACCAGCGCGCGCAGGCGCTCGTAGAGCGTGGCCTCGGCGGCTTCGTCGAGTGCGCTGGTGGCCTCGTCCACGAACAGCCAGCGCGGCCGCTTGAGCAGCGCGCGCGCGATCGCCAGGCGCTGTTGCTCGCCGCCCGAGAGCTTCTGGCCCCAGGCGTCGTGCTCGTCGAGGCGGTCGGCCAGCGCGGGCAGCAGGGCCTGCTCGAGCGCGCCGCGCAGCTGTTCGTCGCTGTAGCGTTCGGCCGGCTCGGGGTAGGCCAGGGCGTCGCGCAGCGGGCCGTTGGGGAAGTAGGGCCGCTGCGGCAGGAACATGGCGCGGGCCTCGAAGTCGTCGGGCAGGCGCAAGCGGCGCCGCGCCCAGGGCCAGATGCCCGCAAGGCCGCGCAGCAGCGTGGACTTGCCGCTGCCCGAGGGGCCCTTGAGCAGCAGCGTGTCGCCCGCGGCGATGCGCATGCCCTGCACCCCGAGCAGCGCCACGCCCCCGGGCAGCGCCAGGTCCATGGCGTCGATGGCGATCGCGTCGGCGCCGTGGCGGATGTTCGCCGTGGCGTCGTCATCGGCCTGCAGCGCGGCGAAGCTGTCTTCGAAGCTGGTGATGCGGTCGGTGGTGGCGCGCCAGGTGGCCAGGGTGCTGTAGTTGTCCACGAACCACGAGAGCGAGTCCTGCACGCGGCCGAAGGCCGAGGCGATCTGCATGAGTTCGCCGAGCTGGATGGCGCCGCTGAAGAAGCGCGGCGCGGCGACGATGAAGGGGAACACCACCGCGGCCTGGCCGAAGCCCGAGGTGAACCAGGTGAGGCGCTTTTGCGCGTTGAGCAGCCGGAGGTAGTTGGCCAGCACCTCGCCGAAGCGCAGGCCGAGCTGGCGGCGCTCGACGGCCTCGCCCCGGTCGAGCGCGATGGATTCACTGTATTCGCGCACCCGCACCAGGTGGTGGCGGAAGTCGGCCTCGTAGCGCTGCTGCTTGAAGTTGAGCGGGATCTGCGCCCGGCCCAGGTAGTGGGTGATGACGCTGCCCACGACGCAGTAGAGCACCGCCATCCAGACCATGAAGCCCGGGATGTCCCAGGCGCGGCCCTGGAAGCTGAAACCGAAGCTGCCCGAGAGCGACCACAGGATGCCGATGAAGCTCATCAGCGTGACCACGGCGTTGAGCAGGCCCATGGACAGGCTCACCGTGTAGCTGGTGAACAGGTTCATGTCTTCGGCGATGCGCTGGTCCGGGTTGTCGGGCGGCGCGTCGGTGCCGCGCGCGTAGCGCGCGAGCTCCATGCGGTAGAAGCGGTGGTCCTGCAGCCAGCGGTCGAGGTAGTGGCGCGTCATCCACGAGCGCCAGCGCATCTCGAGCAGCTGCGTGAGGTAGAAGCGGTAGACGGCGATGATGATGAAGGCGAAGGCCAGGTAGGTGAAGCGGCCGAGCTCGCGCCAGAACACCGCGGCGTCCTTGTTCTGCAGGGCGTCGTAGAACACGCGGTTCCAGTCGTTGAGCAGCACCAGCATGTACACCGCGCCGAGATTGAGCGCGACGATGGCCGCGAGCAGGCCGCGCGCTTTCCACTTCTCGTCGGAATGGAAATAGGGCCGGGACAGGCGCCAGGCCTTGCCCGCGAAGGCGCTGAAGGCCTGCAGTTTCTCGCGAACGCTCATGGGGGACTCCGGTGGCTGGGTTCGGTGGTGCGCGCGATGGCGAGCGCGAGCCGGTGTTCGGCGCCGGGTGCGAGCGTGACCACGTCGTCGCCCGCGTTGGCGGTTTCCACGCACACGAAACGGCTGTGTTCGCCCGGCCCGAGGTCGGCCATGCCGGCGGCGAGCTCGGCGCCCGGGTTCCACACCACGGCGCTGCGGCTGCCCTCGCTGTCGAGCGTGAGCCGGCCGCCGCCCGCGGCGCCTTCGAGCTGCAGCCGCGTGGGCGCGTTCGGGTAGATGCGGTCGAGCCGGCCCGCGAAGGTCAGCGGGCCGGGCGCGGGCGCGCCCTGCGGGTTCGCGCCCGGCACCTGGTCGATGAAGCCCAGGCCGTCGAGGCCGTGCACGCGCGCACCCTCGATGCGATCGAGCGCGAAGTAGCTGTGCAGCGCCTGGGTGAGCGTGAGGTGGGTGTCGCCGAGGTTGCGTGTGGTGAGCGCCAGCGCGAGCGTGTCGCCGACGCGGATTTCGAGCCGCAGGCGGAATCGGTGCGGCCAGAGCGCGCGCGTGGCCGCGTCGTCGGTGAGCTCGAGTTCGAGCAGGGTGCAGCCGTCGCCCTCGTCGAGCGCGTGGCGCAGCACCCAGGGCGACTGGCGCGCAAAGCCGTGCGCCGGCCGGCCCAGGCCCTGCGGGTCGGGGCCGAACCAGGGCCAGCACACCGGCACGCCGCCGCGCACGGGCCGGCCGGGCGCGAACACCGCGTTGGGGCTCAGGTACAGCCAGTCGGGTTCGCCGTGCGGCTGGAACGACAGCAGCTGCGCGCCCTGCAGCGCGACCACGGCCCGCGCGTGGCGGTTGTGGATGTGCAGCTCGGTGAGCCTGCCGCGGCCGGCCGCCACCCGGGTCGACGAGGGCAGCGGGGCGGGCGCGTGGGGCATGGCGGTCGGCGTCAGGTGTTGGAGATGCCCGAGGCCACGTGGCCCGCGGGCACATGGCGCGCCGCGGATTCGATGTGGCCGGTCTGGTCGT
This is a stretch of genomic DNA from Hydrogenophaga crocea. It encodes these proteins:
- a CDS encoding ABC transporter ATP-binding protein/permease; amino-acid sequence: MSVREKLQAFSAFAGKAWRLSRPYFHSDEKWKARGLLAAIVALNLGAVYMLVLLNDWNRVFYDALQNKDAAVFWRELGRFTYLAFAFIIIAVYRFYLTQLLEMRWRSWMTRHYLDRWLQDHRFYRMELARYARGTDAPPDNPDQRIAEDMNLFTSYTVSLSMGLLNAVVTLMSFIGILWSLSGSFGFSFQGRAWDIPGFMVWMAVLYCVVGSVITHYLGRAQIPLNFKQQRYEADFRHHLVRVREYSESIALDRGEAVERRQLGLRFGEVLANYLRLLNAQKRLTWFTSGFGQAAVVFPFIVAAPRFFSGAIQLGELMQIASAFGRVQDSLSWFVDNYSTLATWRATTDRITSFEDSFAALQADDDATANIRHGADAIAIDAMDLALPGGVALLGVQGMRIAAGDTLLLKGPSGSGKSTLLRGLAGIWPWARRRLRLPDDFEARAMFLPQRPYFPNGPLRDALAYPEPAERYSDEQLRGALEQALLPALADRLDEHDAWGQKLSGGEQQRLAIARALLKRPRWLFVDEATSALDEAAEATLYERLRALVAAQNGALVSIAHRPGVAAWHAQQWQWVPGDPSGPRYRVVVP
- a CDS encoding D-hexose-6-phosphate mutarotase; translation: MPHAPAPLPSSTRVAAGRGRLTELHIHNRHARAVVALQGAQLLSFQPHGEPDWLYLSPNAVFAPGRPVRGGVPVCWPWFGPDPQGLGRPAHGFARQSPWVLRHALDEGDGCTLLELELTDDAATRALWPHRFRLRLEIRVGDTLALALTTRNLGDTHLTLTQALHSYFALDRIEGARVHGLDGLGFIDQVPGANPQGAPAPGPLTFAGRLDRIYPNAPTRLQLEGAAGGGRLTLDSEGSRSAVVWNPGAELAAGMADLGPGEHSRFVCVETANAGDDVVTLAPGAEHRLALAIARTTEPSHRSPP